Part of the Gemmatimonadaceae bacterium genome, ACATCGATTTCGCGATTACCGTGCCCGCGGGCTACACCGTTGCAGCAAGTGGAACCCTGCAGAATCCGCGAGAAGTTCTGATTGCTCTCCAGCGTGAGCGACTCGCCAGAGCAGCGAGCACGCAGGAAGTAGTCGCAATAACTCCACAGGCCGAAGCCAGGGCGCGACCGGCGCTTTTCGACTTCGCCTTCCGCGAGTACATCCGCAGCTGGGCTTTCAAACATCCAACGCCTGGTGATTTCTTCAGGACCATCGAAAACGCTGCCGGTGGTGACCTGTCGTGGTACTGGCGCCAGTTCTGGTACACTACTGAGTTGCTCGACGTCGCCATCGACAGCGTGACTCAGCGACCGCAGGAAGGGAGCATGTCGTAACCGTCGCACTGCGCCGAACGACCGCGGTGCTGTTGCCAGTTCGCATTCGGCTGAAATACGCGAGTGGCAGCACCGGTGACTTCATTCTTCCGGTCAACATCTGGGCGAACGGCGATCGTTTTGACGCGACTCTCACGGCGCCGGCCAGAGTGGTAGGTGCGAGGCTTTAGCCGGATCGATCGGTGCCGGACTGGAACCCTGACAACGACGCTTGGGGAGATGCGCCGCCGAACGAGCCGCAGCGCGCGGTTACGCGACCTTAGCGGCGCGTATCAGCGGGTCTCAAATCAAACTGTACCAGCATTCTGCGGCATGGTTTGGTTGGCAGCCCTCTGAGCGATCCGGTAGATTGCGATTCGAACAAGCTGTCGAACACACATCGGAGCGTGGATAGAATGCCGGATTTTGGAAGCTGGGCAGCAGATTGGTGGAAGCCGATTCTGTTCATTGTCATCGCGGGACACATCACGAACGTTTGCGTCACGATCTTCCTGCACCGCTCGCAAACACACAGAAGCGTCAAGCTGCATTATCTCGCCGCTCTTCCAATGCGCCTGTGGCTCTGGCTGTCGACGGCGATCGTCACGAAGGAATGGGTCGCCTGTCATCGCAAGCACCACGCATTTGCCGACCGGGATGGCGATCCGCACAGCCCGTTGATGGAGGGACTGCGCAACGTCGTCCTCAAGGGCGCCTTCTACTATAGAAAGGCAGTACGCCAGCCGGGGGTTCTCGAGAAGTATGGGAAGGGAACGCCAAACGACTGGCTGGAGCGATATATCCTGTCGCGGCTCAACTGGGTTGGGATTGTCGTCATGCTGCTTGCGGACGTCTATCTCTTCGGCTTCTTCGTGGGCCCACTCGTGTGGGGGATTCAGATGATATGGATCCCGTTCTGGGCAGCCGGCATCATCAACGGCGTTGGTCACGCCGTTGGCTATCGGAACTTCAACGTCAAGGACGCAAGCCGCAACATCTCGCCTATCGCGATCTGGCTTGGCGGCGAAGAGCTTCACAACAACCACCACCACGATCCACATTCGGCAAAGTTCAAGGCAAAGTGGTACGAGCTGGACATCGGGTGGGTGTACCTGCGGCTGCTCTCGTTCTTCGGTCTGGCGAAGATCGAGTACGCCGGCTCATAACTTTTCGTGCCGACCGTTACCTGCGCGCGGTGCGGGCATGCGCGCGAAGGATTCGAAAAGGCCCCCTTTCCGGGCGCTATCGGCGCCCGGATTGTGGCCGAGATCTGCCGGCAGTGCTGGGCAGACTGGGGTAAACAGCAGACGATGCTGATCAATCATTACGGGCTCGACGTGATGGATCCGCAGGCCCGCACGTTTCTGACACGCAACATGTCGGCGTTTCTCTTCAAGACCGGCGAGAACGCCGACATCGACACGAGCAAACAGGGAACGATCTCCCACTGAAGCATGTCGAGCCGTAGCGCCTTAGCGCTGGCTGCCGTACTGGCCTCGGGCTGTGCGCCCGCAACAGCTGGCGGCCCTGGCGGTCCGGCCGGACGGGGTGCTCCAGCTGCGCCGCCTGCGGCACTCAGTGTGACACCCGTCTCTGCAGCCGAGGCGGCCGCATGGGCGGATTCTGTCCTGAGGACCCTCACGCTCCGGGAAAAGGCCGCGCAGATCGTCTGGCCCAGCGTGTATGGCGATTACACTTCCGGCAATTCGCCACAGTGGCAGCGTCTCACGACGTATGTGACCGGCGAAAAGGTTGGGGGCTTCACAATTTCGGTCGGGTCACCCACCGAGGTAGCAGCCAAGCTCAACGCCCTTCAGGCCATGAGCCGAATTCCTCTCCTTTTTGGCGCGGACCTGGAGGCTGGGGCGGGCTTTCGTGCCCGGGGCGGGTACTTCATCCCGAACGCGATCGACCTTGGCGGCGCGGTGGTCGCTCCGCCGGAGATGGCGATTGGGGCGACGGGCGATACGGTCCTGGCGTTCGAGGAAGGGAAGCTGACCGCGCGTGAAGGCCGGGCGCTCGGAATCCACATCGCTTACGCCCCGGTACTGGACGTCAACAACAATCCCGCCAATCCGGTCATCAACACCCGCTCCTACGGTGAGGATCCACAAACGGTGGCCAGGCTCGGGGCTGCCTTCATCCGTGGCCTTCAGGCCAACGGGATGATAGCAACCGCAAAGCATTTCCCCGGTCACGGCGATACGGAAGTGAACTCGCACCTCGCCCTCCCTGTCGTAACGGTGAGTCGAAGTAGGCTTGATAGTGTCGAGTTGATACCATTTAAGGCTGCCGTCCAGATCGGCGTAGGCGCCATAATGACGTTCCATGGCGCAATGCCGGCTCTCGATTCGAGTGGAGTTCCGGGCACACTGTCGGCGAAGGTTCTAACCGGTCTGCTGCGGAACGAGCTGCAGTTTCAGGGGATCATCATTTCAGATGCGATGGACATGCGAGGGGTGCTCGACAAGTACGGTGCCGTGGACGCTGTAAAGCGAGCGATCGAGGCCGGGTGCGACGTCCTGATACAGCCACTCAACATTTCGCAGACGATCGACGCGGTTGTGGCAGGAGTGACAGAAGGGCGGTATACCGAGGCGCGGCTCGACCAGTCGGTCCGGCGAATCCTGATGGCGAAGGCCGGCCTGGGCCTTCACCGGGCGAAGCTGGTGGATCTGAACGCGCTGAGATTCGTCGTTGGCGACAGTGTGCATGTGAACATGGCCAACCGCATAGCGGAAAAATCGATAACCCTCGTCAAGGATTCGGTCGGGCTTGTTCCTCTCAGCCTGCCTCCAACGACTCGCGTTCTCTCGGTAACGGTGGGCAGAAGGGCGGATTTGTCGGCTGGCGTAGCCTTCAACGCCGAGCTGCGAGCCCGCTTCACGGGACTGCGCACGGAGTTTCTGACAGCCGAGAACGTGACTGCCGATTATGCACGAGTTGAACGGGCCGCCGACTCCGCGGATGTAGTGATCGTCAGCTCATACGTCGGACAGGTCTGGGATGCTGTTTCGGCAGCCGCGCCACAAACTTTCACAAACTTCGTAGAGCGACTTGCAAAAGGCCGGCGAAAGCTGATCGTCGTTTCTTTCGGAAACCCGTATCTGCTTCAGCAGATTCCTGTTGCTCCGACGTATGTCGTTGCGTGGGGCGGCTTCCCGGGCTCGCAAACTGCGGCGGCACGCGCACTTCTCGGTCTAGCGCCAATAACGGGAAAGCTGCCGATCTCGATTCCGCTTCCCGGAGGGTTGCGGACTATTCCGCGCGGCGCCGGAATCCAGCGTGCCGCGGCGTCGAGATAATCAATAGTATTCTGTTGACGCTCCGCTCATGCGGCCGTATATAGCGCTGCTCAGCGACCCTTTATTATTGTCAACTAGATAATAATCGCTTCGCCCCTTGACATTAGTCCTATTTAGTGACTAATTCTGGGTACCATGCCCGAGCGTCGCGGCAGGAAGTCCTCCTACACAATCGATCTCGTTCTCTTTACCGCGCTGAAGGATCAGCTCGCGGTCCTCTTGTGGCGAACGCCCGAAGAAAAGGAGAAGTGGTCGCTTCCGTGGGAGATGCCCACCTCGGACGGCACGCTCGAGGACGCCGCCGGAAGGATCGCCGCAAATGCGCTGGGCGTAACGCCGAGCTGGCTGGAGCAGGTCTGCGCCTTCGGAGACGAGAAGCGGCACCCGTCCGAAACTGAAATTTCAGTTGCTTTTGCGGGTCTGGTGCCAGCCGGAACCCCGCCGCCCGTTGGAGGCGCCTACGCATGGTTCCCGATTGGCGAGCTCCCCACGCTCGCCCCCAGGCATCGCGAAATGCTCGACTCGGCTGCTGCCACCATCCGACTTCGAATGGATCACTCCCCGGTCGCATTCAGACTTCTCCCGGCGACCTTTACGCTGGGCGAGCTGCAGCACATGTACGAGCTGCTTCTGGGCAAACGTTTGCACAAGGCCAGTTTTCGCAGGGCGCTTCAGGCTGCCTGGCTGGTTGAGCCTACGGATGAGTGGCGGACCGAAGGGCGCGGCCGTCCGGCACAGCTTTTCCGTTATGCTCCGAGGAAACGACGACCCACTCAGCGGGGTATAAGATTGGACCTGCTCACCTCCTAGAAAAAGGATGAGCCATGCAATGGAAAGACTGGAAGCTATTGCCTTTTGAGTGTATTAGTTGCAATGTGTACCTAAGGGTTAGGTAGCTTTTCCCGGGGCCTATCGATGCTCGCGTATCTGGACAGCCTCTGTGCTGCACTATTAGCGCGAAATACCGAAGAGATCCGACGCCTACTTGCACACCCCATGGCGCAGGACCTCCCTCGGCGCGTACGCGAAGAAGCAGTGGCTATCTCGCGTGCGGGCCGCCGCAGTTTCATGGCCCCGGTGAACGCCCTTCACCTCTATTACAAGCTGACGCACATGGTGGACGAGAACAGCGACTCGACGTCTACCGAACCCGAGAAAACGTCTCCGCCAGCCGCTGACACAGGCCAGATCGAGCTTCCGCTCCGAAAGGTGGGCAGCCGCTAGCTCAACGCCTTGAGGGAGTTGGGCTTTTTCATCGCCGCAGCCCAGACGTCTCCGACTTCGGCGAAGCGCGCCGGCGCTGTCTCGATCGTAAAGTCCCGCGGGTCCAGATCATCCGTCAGCTCGTCCCACGCGAGCGGCGTCGAAACCATAGCGTCGGGGTTTGCGCGCGCCGAATAGGCACCTGCTACAGTCTTGCCGATGATGTTCTGGAGATAGTCGACGTAAACAGTCGTCGCTCCTCTCGCCTTAACCGAGCGTTCGATGGTTGCAACCTTCGAATACGCCTCGGCAACTCTGGTGGCAATTATTTGCGCGACAAGGGTCGCCGCCTCATTCGGAGTTTTGGGAGGCAGAGGTAGATAAACATGAAGCCCCGATGATCCGGAAGTCTTCAGGGCCGCGTGAAGACCAAGCTTGTCGAGCGCCTCCTTCACCCAGCGGGCGACCTGGATAACCCGGCTGAAGGTTGCCCGCGGTCCCGGATCGAGATCGATGATTGCGTAATCCGCGAAGTCGAGCGGCTGGAGACGTGAATGCCACGGGTCGACCGAGACGGCACCGAGCTGCACGGTATAGAGGAGCGTGTACAGGTCGCCGCCAACGATCCGGAGATTGGTGGATCCACCCTGAGTCTCGATGGTCTCGACCCGGACGCCTTCAGGGGTCTCTCCGGCATTCTGCTGGAAGAAAGCCTGTCCGTCGACGCCGTTCGGAAACCGCTTGAGCACGAGCGGCCGGTCTTTCATTACGGGCAGCAC contains:
- a CDS encoding fatty acid desaturase, whose product is MPDFGSWAADWWKPILFIVIAGHITNVCVTIFLHRSQTHRSVKLHYLAALPMRLWLWLSTAIVTKEWVACHRKHHAFADRDGDPHSPLMEGLRNVVLKGAFYYRKAVRQPGVLEKYGKGTPNDWLERYILSRLNWVGIVVMLLADVYLFGFFVGPLVWGIQMIWIPFWAAGIINGVGHAVGYRNFNVKDASRNISPIAIWLGGEELHNNHHHDPHSAKFKAKWYELDIGWVYLRLLSFFGLAKIEYAGS
- a CDS encoding oxidative damage protection protein gives rise to the protein MPTVTCARCGHAREGFEKAPFPGAIGARIVAEICRQCWADWGKQQTMLINHYGLDVMDPQARTFLTRNMSAFLFKTGENADIDTSKQGTISH
- a CDS encoding glycoside hydrolase family 3 protein, translating into MTPVSAAEAAAWADSVLRTLTLREKAAQIVWPSVYGDYTSGNSPQWQRLTTYVTGEKVGGFTISVGSPTEVAAKLNALQAMSRIPLLFGADLEAGAGFRARGGYFIPNAIDLGGAVVAPPEMAIGATGDTVLAFEEGKLTAREGRALGIHIAYAPVLDVNNNPANPVINTRSYGEDPQTVARLGAAFIRGLQANGMIATAKHFPGHGDTEVNSHLALPVVTVSRSRLDSVELIPFKAAVQIGVGAIMTFHGAMPALDSSGVPGTLSAKVLTGLLRNELQFQGIIISDAMDMRGVLDKYGAVDAVKRAIEAGCDVLIQPLNISQTIDAVVAGVTEGRYTEARLDQSVRRILMAKAGLGLHRAKLVDLNALRFVVGDSVHVNMANRIAEKSITLVKDSVGLVPLSLPPTTRVLSVTVGRRADLSAGVAFNAELRARFTGLRTEFLTAENVTADYARVERAADSADVVIVSSYVGQVWDAVSAAAPQTFTNFVERLAKGRRKLIVVSFGNPYLLQQIPVAPTYVVAWGGFPGSQTAAARALLGLAPITGKLPISIPLPGGLRTIPRGAGIQRAAASR
- a CDS encoding NUDIX domain-containing protein — encoded protein: MPERRGRKSSYTIDLVLFTALKDQLAVLLWRTPEEKEKWSLPWEMPTSDGTLEDAAGRIAANALGVTPSWLEQVCAFGDEKRHPSETEISVAFAGLVPAGTPPPVGGAYAWFPIGELPTLAPRHREMLDSAAATIRLRMDHSPVAFRLLPATFTLGELQHMYELLLGKRLHKASFRRALQAAWLVEPTDEWRTEGRGRPAQLFRYAPRKRRPTQRGIRLDLLTS